TATGGTGCCCAATACCTAGCTCACTTTGGTGGAGGTAATGTTGCTCCATCGAACACAAGAGAATATGGTCGTGCAAATTTATCATACATAAAACCAGAGGAAGCTTTTTTTGAAGGTGTTTCAGAAGGAAGTCAAGTATGGATGAGTCATAGTGATACCATTCAAAAACTGCCTGAGAAAGGTGTTGTTTTGGCTAGCACAAACGATGTTAAACACGCTGCGTATAAAATTGAAGACGAGAGTACTTATGCTATTCAATTTCATCCAGAGGTTTATCACTCTAAAGATGGTAAAAAAATACTCCAAAACTTCTTGGTAAACATTGCAGATGTTGCGCAAACTTGGACGCCAGATGCGTTTGTAGATTTGACGGTCGCTGAGTTGAAACAGAAGATCGGAGATGATAAAGTGGTGCTAGGTTTGTCTGGGGGAGTGGATTCCACAGTTGCAGCTGTACTGCTTCATAAGGCTATAGGAAAGAACCTCTACTGTATCTTTGTTAACAATGGTCTTCTTAGAAAGAATGAGTTTCAAGACGTTCTAGATCAATATGAGCATATGGGGCTTAATGTAAAAGGTGTTGATGCTTCGGCACGCTTTTTGGATGCTCTTGCTGGGGAAAGTGATCCTGAAAAGAAACGTAAGATTATTGGAAAGGTATTTATAGATGTTTTTGATGACGAAGCCCATCTTGTAAAAGATGTTAAGTGGCTGGCACAAGGAACTATATATCCAGATGTAATTGAGTCTGTTTCTGCAACGGGCGGTCCATCGGCAACAATAAAGAGTCATCATAATGTAGGTGGTTTACCTGATTATATGAAGCTGAAAGTAGTTGAGCCATTGAGAATGTTATTTAAGGATGAAGTTCGCCGTGTGGGTAAGAGCATGGCCATTGGTGATGAGCGATTAGGGAGACACCCATTTCCAGGGCCTGGACTAGCAATTCGTATTTTGGGTGACATTACGCCAGAAAAGGTGTCTATACTACAGGAGGTAGATCATATTTTCATACAAGGCTTACGTGATTGGGGTCTTTATGATAAGGTTTGGCAGGCCGGAGCCATGCTTTTACCCGTAAATAGTGTAGGGGTTATGG
This genomic interval from Zobellia roscoffensis contains the following:
- the guaA gene encoding glutamine-hydrolyzing GMP synthase, whose translation is MQNNVLILDFGSQYTQLIARRVRELNIYCEIKPYNKLPDDLSSYKAVILSGSPFSVRADDAPHPDLSQIRGKKPLLAVCYGAQYLAHFGGGNVAPSNTREYGRANLSYIKPEEAFFEGVSEGSQVWMSHSDTIQKLPEKGVVLASTNDVKHAAYKIEDESTYAIQFHPEVYHSKDGKKILQNFLVNIADVAQTWTPDAFVDLTVAELKQKIGDDKVVLGLSGGVDSTVAAVLLHKAIGKNLYCIFVNNGLLRKNEFQDVLDQYEHMGLNVKGVDASARFLDALAGESDPEKKRKIIGKVFIDVFDDEAHLVKDVKWLAQGTIYPDVIESVSATGGPSATIKSHHNVGGLPDYMKLKVVEPLRMLFKDEVRRVGKSMAIGDERLGRHPFPGPGLAIRILGDITPEKVSILQEVDHIFIQGLRDWGLYDKVWQAGAMLLPVNSVGVMGDERTYEKCVALRAVESTDGMTADWVNLPYEFLQKTSNDIINKVPGVNRVVYDISSKPPATIEWE